The following are from one region of the Primulina eburnea isolate SZY01 chromosome 17, ASM2296580v1, whole genome shotgun sequence genome:
- the LOC140818318 gene encoding nucleosome assembly protein 1;2 yields the protein MSNNKKDAFNVSDLDAALNAEGRDDLVNVLKNKLQDLAGKHSDVLENLSPAVKKRVDVLKEIQAQHDDLEAKFSEERAALEAKYQKLYQPLYVKRYEIVNGVEVGGATTDAEPIKHVDNEGEEKGVPDFWLIAMKNNEVLSEEISERDEGALKFLKDIKWSRVDNPKGFKLEFYFDTNPFFKNSLLTKTYHMIDEDEPILEKAIGTEIEWYPGKCLTQKILKKKPKKGSKNAKPITKTEQCESFFNFFSPPQVPEEDEDIDEDAAEELQNLMEQDYDIGSTIRDKIIPHAVSWFTGEAAQDEYDDIEEEDDDLDEDEDDEDEEDEEDDDEEDEEEEEDEKKTRKKSPASRKKSGRPPAINAQQGERPPECKQQ from the exons ATGAGCAACAACAAGAAGGATGCCTTCAACGTCTCCGATCTCGATGCCG CTTTGAATGCGGAGGGCAGGGATGACCTTGTTAATGTTCTCAAG AACAAACTTCAGGATCTTGCTGGTAAGCACTCGGATGTTCTTGAGAATCTTTCCCCCGCTGTCAAGAAACGTGTGGACGTGCTAAAGGAAATTCAG gctcaacatgatgaTTTAGAGGCAAAATTTTCTGAGGAAAGAGCAGCACTTGAAGCTAAATATCAAAAGCTGTATCAGCCACTCTATGTCAAG AGATACGAAATTGTGAATGGTGTTGAAGTTGGAGGTGCTACAACCGATGCAGAGCCAATAAAACATGTGGACAATGAGGGCGAAG AAAAAGGAGTTCCTGATTTCTGGCTGATTGCAATGAAGAATAATGAAGTGCTTTCTGAGGAG ATATCCGAGCGTGATGAAGGAGCCCTAAAATTTCTCAAAGATATAAAGTGGTCCAGAGTGGATAATCCCAAAGGGTTCAAGcttgaattttattttgataCTAATCCATTCTTCAAGAACTCTCTTCTAACTAAGACTTATCACATGATTGATGAAGATGAACCTATTTTGGAGAAAGCAATCGG GACGGAGATAGAATGGTATCCTGGAAAATGTTTGACACAAAAGATTCTGAAAAAGAAGCCTAAGAAAGGGTCCAAAAATGCCAAGCCAATTACTAAAACTGAACAGTGTGAAAGTTTCTTCAACTTCTTTAGTCCACCACAAGTCCCTGAGGAGGATGAAGACATCGATGAAGATGCT GCTGAAGAACTCCAAAATTTGATGGAACAAGATTATGACATTGG GTCAACTATTAGAGACAAAATTATTCCTCATGCAGTATCATGGTTCACTGGCGAGGCTGCTCAGGACGAGTATGATGATATCGAGGAAGAAGACGATGATCTTGACGAAGACGAAGATGATGAAgacgaagaagacgaagaagatGACGatgaagaagacgaagaagaggaagaagatgAAAAGAAGACCCGGAAGAAG TCACCAGCATCACGCAAG AAGAGCGGAAGGCCGCCTGCTATCAATGCACAGCAAGGTGAGAGGCCTCCCGAATGCAAGCAGCAGTAG
- the LOC140818070 gene encoding CRM-domain containing factor CFM3, chloroplastic/mitochondrial-like — protein MALSPARLKFPTSSQSNYPSQCPRILIFHPEIRSLKRFNSHKLRISCCQQTVQLKNDETHEGNLPTRKKRKPRPSFLDQIQGKWSLKTPSLRESFPWEIEESGSRNQRFEAQPLRFPKDVSLEAGVQVIESVGGSDSAVKSKSILAPWVHGRENSRKLHESVGNRKFQENDDIKGQCQKEESFISFVQVSEDLKEEITFDGNFEENHGKFDEFQITFSEKKEILGDGDGEAATFKKDSSPISREIGIWGGSAAANGLNRLPWEMGTGENLEKGEKLRKSNTELSEILIPENELKRLRNVALRMVERIKVGAAGVTQALVHAIHEKWKNEEVVKLKFEGAPSINMKRTHEVLERKTGGVIIWRSGSLVVVYRGMAYKLDCVKSYGKHIEADIQASGPSEDLVKDSSQSIGVKHVSRAAESSEADASNYSRNISNEEEMSLHELNCLLDELGPRFIDWSGREPLPVDADLLPAVVPGYKPPFRLLPYGTRQALKDKEMTYLRRTARILPPHFALGRNRELQGLAMAMVNLWKNSAIAKIAIKRGVQNTSNERMAEELKILTGGTLVSRNKDYIVFYRGNDFLPPGVSRAVVEAEKSTAFRQDEEEHARHRAATLIDSSVRTPKQPLVAGTLAETVAATSRWGNQPNSAQIEKMMRDKAVSRHVSLVNSVKRKLAFAKHKIKKAEKSLQKVLVNQEPADLPSDLETLTDEERFLFRKIGLSMKPYLLLGRREIFDGTIENMHLHWKYRELVKIIIDRKKFPQVKHIAVSLEAESGGVLVSVEKITKGYAIIVYRGKNYQRPSTFRPKNLLTKRQALARSIELQRREALKHHILELEENIEKLTDELEDMKTASENDSENLNLSLDTASDSS, from the exons ATGGCACTCTCACCCGCGCGTTTGAAGTTTCCAACGTCTTCACAATCAAATTATCCTTCGCAATGTCCCAGAATTCTTATATTTCATCCAGAAATCCGTTCTTTAAAACGATTTAATTCGCATAAGCTTAGGATTTCTTGTTGCCAGCAAACAGTTCAGCTCAAGAATGATGAAACCCATGAAGGGAATCTCCCCACGAGGAAGAAGAGGAAGCCTAGGCCGAGTTTTCTTGATCAAATTCAAGGCAAATGGTCCCTCAAAACGCCTTCTTTGAGAGAGAGTTTTCCTTGGGAAATAGAAGAAAGTGGTAGTCGAAATCAAAGATTTGAGGCACAGCCGTTACGTTTTCCCAAGGATGTTTCTTTAGAAGCAGGAGTTCAGGTGATTGAGTCGGTTGGCGGTTCTGATTCTGCTGTAAAAAGTAAGTCGATTTTGGCTCCATGGGTTCATGGAAGGGAGAATTCAAGGAAACTTCATGAATCTGTAGGCAAcagaaaatttcaagaaaatgatgATATAAAAGGCCAGTGTCAAAAGGAGGAATCTTTTATTAGTTTTGTTCAAGTTTCTGAGGATTTAAAGGAGGAAATTACATTTGATGGCAATTTTGAAGAAAATCATGGAAAGTTTGATGAGTTTCAAATTACATTCTCGGAGAAAAAGGAGATTTTGGGTGATGGGGACGGTGAAGCCGCCACTTTTAAGAAGGATTCATCGCCTATTAGCCGAGAGATAGGCATCTGGGGAGGTTCTGCTGCTGCGAATGGTTTGAATAGATTACCATGGGAAATGGGAACCGGTGAAAATTTGGAGAAAGGGGAGAAGTTAAGGAAGAGTAATACAGAGTTGTCAGAGATATTGATACCCGAGAATGAGTTGAAGAGGCTTAGAAATGTGGCATTGAGGATGGTGGAGAGAATTAAAGTCGGTGCAGCTGGCGTGACCCAGGCATTGGTGCATGCTATCCATGAGAAGTGGAAGAATGAAGAGGTGGTCAAGTTAAAATTTGAAGGGGCGCCTTCTATTAACATGAAGAGAACACATGAAGTGCTTGAG AGAAAAACCGGAGGTGTGATAATATGGAGATCAGGGAGTTTGGTAGTGGTATATAGAGGAATGGCTTATAAGCTCGATTGTGTAAAGTCATATGGTAAACACATTGAAGCTGACATTCAAGCATCGGGCCCTTCTGAAGATTTAGTAAAAGATTCTTCCCAAAGCATTGGTGTGAAGCATGTTAGTCGAGCTGCAGAATCCTCCGAAGCTGATGCTTCAAATTATTCGAGAAATATATCCAATGAGGAAGAAATGTCATTGCATGAGCTCAACTGTCTTTTAGATGAGCTTGGTCCGAGGTTCATAGATTGGTCGGGTCGTGAACCACTTCCTGTTGATGCGGATTTACTCCCAGCTGTTGTTCCTGGATACAAGCCTCCTTTTAGACTTCTTCCTTATGGGACTAGACAAGCTCTGAAAGACAAAGAAATGACTTATTTGCGTAGAACTGCAAGAATACTGCCTCCACATTTCGCACTTG GAAGAAACAGAGAACTGCAAGGTCTTGCTATGGCTATGGTGAACTTATGGAAAAATAGTGCTATTGCAAAGATAGCCATCAAGCGTGGTGTTCAGAATACTTCCAATGAAAGGATGGCTGAAGAGCTCAAG ATATTGACCGGAGGAACGCTAGTTTCCAGGAACAAAGACTACATTGTCTTCTACAGAGGTAATGATTTTTTGCCTCCTGGTGTTTCAAGGGCAGTAGTTGAGGCCGAAAAAAGTACTGCTTTCCGACAGGATGAGGAAGAGCATGCCCGGCATAGAGCCGCTACGTTAATTGATTCAAGTGTCAGAACACCCAAGCAGCCATTAGTTGCAGGTACCCTTGCAGAGACGGTTGCAGCAACCTCACGCTGGGGAAACCAACCAAACAGTGCACAGAtagagaagatgatgagagacaAAGCTGTTTCCAGACATGTTTCTTTAGTCAACTCTGTTAAGAGGAAGCTAGCTTTT GCAAAGCATAAGATCAAGAAGGCTGAAAAATCCTTGCAAAAGGTGCTAGTGAATCAAGAACCGGCAGACCTGCCAAGCGATCTGGAAACATTAACTGATGAGGAAAGGTTTTTGTTTCGTAAGATTGGTTTGAGCATGAAACCTTACCTGCTTCTAG GGAGGCGAGAAATTTTTGACGGCACTATTGAAAATATGCACTTACACTGGAAGTATAGGGAGCTGGTAAAGATTATTATAGATAGGAAAAAATTTCCACAAGTCAAGCATATTGCAGTTTCTCTTGAAGCTGAAAGTGGTGGGGTGTTAGTATCTGTAGAAAAAATTACCAAAGGCTATGCTATAATAGTCTATCGTGGAAAGAATTATCAGCGGCCTTCTACATTCAGGCCgaaaaatcttttaacaaaaaGGCAAGCATTAGCTCGTTCTATTGAACTTCAGAGACGTGAG GCTCTTAAACACCACATTTTGGAACTGGAGGAAAACATCGAAAAGCTGACGGACGAACTG GAAGATATGAAGACTGCAAGTGAAAATGATTCAGAGAACTTGAATTTAAGCTTGGATACTGCATCTGATTCATCATGA
- the LOC140817706 gene encoding putative uncharacterized protein YDL057W isoform X2 — protein MQQKITISNKRGEKLFGVLHETGSAKVVVLCHGFRSSKEFDTMVNLAQVLENNGISAFRFDFSGNGESEGSFHFGNYLSEVEDLRAVTEYFKSVKRAAVVVLGHSKGGNVVLLYASKYHDIPAVVNVSGRYDLKRGLEERLGKNFLERLDKEGYIDIKTRTGEVDYQVTKESLMDRLNTNMHEACLSIDKGCRVLTVHGSVDEIIPVEDALEFAKIIPNHQLQIVDGANHGYSSHQDALSSAVLPFIKECMQQAEEVSE, from the exons ATGCAGCAGAAAATTACAATATCAAACAAGCGTGGCGAAAAACTTTTTGGTGTTTTGCATGAGACCGGATCAGCAAAAGTTGTGGTTTTGTGCCATGGTTTTCGATCCTCAAAG GAGTTCGACACCATGGTCAACCTTGCTCAAGTTTTAGAAAACAATGGAATCAGTGCTTTTCGCTTTGATTTTTCTGGAAACGG GGAAAGTGAAGGTTCATTTCATTTTGGCAACTACTTAAGTGAAGTTGAAGACCTGAGAGCTGTTACTGAATACTTCAAAAGTGTAAAACGTGCTGCAGTTGTGGTTCTTGGGCACAGTAAAG GTGGAAACGTTGTCCTCCTGTATGCATCTAAATATCATGATATTCCTGCTGTCGTGAATGTCTCTGGTCGTTATGATCTCAAGAGAGGCCTTGAAGAAAGGCTGGGTAAAAATTTTTTAGAAAGACTCGACAAGGAAggatatattgatattaaaACGAGAACAG GAGAAGTAGATTATCAAGTCACCAAGGAAAGTTTGATGGATCGATTAAATACAAACATGCATGAAGCATGTCTTTCGATTGACAAGGGATGCAG GGTATTGACAGTTCATGGATCAGTTGATGAAATTATTCCAGTTGAAGATGCTCTGGAGTTCGCCAAGATCATACCGAACCACCAGTTGCAAATTGTAGATGGGGCCAATCATGGATATTCTTCACATCAAGATGCATTATCTTCAGCCGTTTTGCCTTTCATAAAGGAATGCATGCAGCAGGCTGAAGAAGTCTCCGAATAG
- the LOC140817706 gene encoding putative uncharacterized protein YDL057W isoform X1, producing the protein MLIILNNGLSNLTSQRFTFQQVNLSSGNLKIQFKRSTIVAENPVAMQQKITISNKRGEKLFGVLHETGSAKVVVLCHGFRSSKEFDTMVNLAQVLENNGISAFRFDFSGNGESEGSFHFGNYLSEVEDLRAVTEYFKSVKRAAVVVLGHSKGGNVVLLYASKYHDIPAVVNVSGRYDLKRGLEERLGKNFLERLDKEGYIDIKTRTGEVDYQVTKESLMDRLNTNMHEACLSIDKGCRVLTVHGSVDEIIPVEDALEFAKIIPNHQLQIVDGANHGYSSHQDALSSAVLPFIKECMQQAEEVSE; encoded by the exons ATgctaattattttgaataacgGGCTCTCAAATTTGACTAGCCAAAGATTCACATTTCAACAGGTCAACTTGTCTTCCGGCAACCTCAAGATCCAATTCAAAAGAAGCACCATTGTTGCTGAAAACCCAG TTGCTATGCAGCAGAAAATTACAATATCAAACAAGCGTGGCGAAAAACTTTTTGGTGTTTTGCATGAGACCGGATCAGCAAAAGTTGTGGTTTTGTGCCATGGTTTTCGATCCTCAAAG GAGTTCGACACCATGGTCAACCTTGCTCAAGTTTTAGAAAACAATGGAATCAGTGCTTTTCGCTTTGATTTTTCTGGAAACGG GGAAAGTGAAGGTTCATTTCATTTTGGCAACTACTTAAGTGAAGTTGAAGACCTGAGAGCTGTTACTGAATACTTCAAAAGTGTAAAACGTGCTGCAGTTGTGGTTCTTGGGCACAGTAAAG GTGGAAACGTTGTCCTCCTGTATGCATCTAAATATCATGATATTCCTGCTGTCGTGAATGTCTCTGGTCGTTATGATCTCAAGAGAGGCCTTGAAGAAAGGCTGGGTAAAAATTTTTTAGAAAGACTCGACAAGGAAggatatattgatattaaaACGAGAACAG GAGAAGTAGATTATCAAGTCACCAAGGAAAGTTTGATGGATCGATTAAATACAAACATGCATGAAGCATGTCTTTCGATTGACAAGGGATGCAG GGTATTGACAGTTCATGGATCAGTTGATGAAATTATTCCAGTTGAAGATGCTCTGGAGTTCGCCAAGATCATACCGAACCACCAGTTGCAAATTGTAGATGGGGCCAATCATGGATATTCTTCACATCAAGATGCATTATCTTCAGCCGTTTTGCCTTTCATAAAGGAATGCATGCAGCAGGCTGAAGAAGTCTCCGAATAG